Proteins from one Marinobacter alexandrii genomic window:
- a CDS encoding helix-turn-helix transcriptional regulator: MKKYQLGEFEEIVLLTVGVLYDEAYGVGIKEEIQTRLKRKVSVGALQSALRRMEKKGYLKSREGEANAKRGGKPKRFFVITAYGREALEYSKDVRTQLWNAIPEVALDLKMV, translated from the coding sequence ATGAAAAAATATCAATTAGGAGAATTCGAGGAAATCGTTCTTTTAACCGTAGGTGTGCTTTATGATGAAGCTTACGGAGTAGGCATTAAAGAAGAGATACAAACTCGATTGAAAAGAAAGGTCAGTGTGGGGGCACTCCAGTCTGCGTTGCGGAGAATGGAAAAGAAGGGTTATTTAAAAAGCCGAGAAGGAGAGGCGAATGCTAAGCGGGGTGGTAAACCGAAACGTTTTTTTGTGATTACTGCCTATGGAAGAGAGGCACTTGAGTATTCTAAAGATGTGAGGACACAGCTATGGAATGCGATACCAGAAGTGGCACTCGACTTGAAAATGGTATGA
- a CDS encoding serine hydrolase domain-containing protein, whose protein sequence is MKFFVTVFTTLLIQVASGQDLGGFVLKTTNEFRDRFKVPGLAVGIIFPDTTFMAVSGVKRNGSNRLIDFDSKFQLASNTKAITATIAADLVEDGVIEWDSKLLDVVPELSKCHESYHNLTLSQLLNHRAMLPAFEDNKSKEWRGIPKGIENSINPRLAYAEYALDLEPMNIGTHSYSNAGYIIAALMLEKATNKQWSQLVFDFCMKIKIDAFCGFPAEEDLEETNGHQKKVGDYKPVDFDQETELGSYFSPSGNFSLSIRDLSKVVGHHLEGLLGIDNVLKSETYEYLHYGYEEYSLGWYNGNVGDTDQRFSYHGGSLGTFSSAVLISPDRKLGIVILVNADGRQITDMKNELRIKLWDRFKNITNRNTP, encoded by the coding sequence ATTTGGGTGGGTTCGTTTTGAAAACTACAAATGAGTTTAGGGATCGGTTTAAAGTTCCTGGCTTAGCGGTAGGAATTATTTTCCCTGATACTACTTTCATGGCAGTTTCAGGAGTTAAGAGGAATGGATCTAATCGTCTAATTGATTTTGATTCTAAATTTCAACTTGCTTCAAACACAAAAGCAATTACTGCTACCATTGCTGCTGATTTGGTTGAGGATGGAGTTATTGAATGGGATAGCAAACTACTGGATGTGGTACCTGAACTTAGTAAATGTCATGAGTCATACCATAATCTAACCCTGAGTCAGCTGTTGAACCATAGGGCAATGCTTCCAGCATTTGAAGACAATAAAAGTAAAGAATGGAGAGGTATTCCAAAGGGCATTGAAAATTCAATAAATCCAAGATTGGCGTATGCTGAATACGCTTTAGATCTTGAACCAATGAATATTGGTACTCATTCATACTCTAATGCAGGTTATATTATTGCAGCTCTAATGTTGGAGAAAGCTACTAATAAGCAGTGGAGTCAGTTGGTTTTTGATTTTTGTATGAAAATTAAAATCGATGCTTTTTGTGGATTCCCTGCTGAAGAAGATTTAGAAGAAACAAACGGTCATCAAAAAAAAGTAGGAGATTATAAACCTGTTGATTTTGATCAAGAAACTGAGCTCGGAAGTTATTTTTCACCTTCTGGAAATTTTAGCCTAAGTATAAGAGACCTTTCAAAGGTTGTGGGTCATCATCTAGAAGGGCTTTTAGGCATAGATAATGTTTTGAAGAGCGAAACTTACGAATATCTTCATTATGGATATGAGGAGTATTCCCTTGGTTGGTACAATGGTAATGTTGGAGATACTGATCAGCGATTTAGTTACCATGGAGGTAGTTTAGGGACTTTCTCTTCTGCCGTTTTGATAAGCCCCGATAGAAAATTGGGAATAGTGATTTTAGTGAATGCTGATGGGAGACAAATTACAGATATGAAAAATGAGTTAAGAATCAAACTTTGGGATCGATTCAAGAATATCACAAACAGAAATACACCATGA
- a CDS encoding ABC transporter permease, with product MIKHIADTIFKWYCHPDFYLDIKGDLEELYSDHLVENKKKAQLKYLVDVILLFRISLLRPIFQNSIIKDSGMFRNYFKVSVRNLARHKMFTAINVIGLAIGLASFLLMYEYIKFEKSYDAFHSDSDKIYRVSYVRVQNSMDTDKDAMAAYPTGKILEETLPEIIDHTVSKKFDFLLIKNGDKSFKERLVISADPNFLKLFNYPVLEGDIESMLSEPESVVLTESRARAYFGDADAMGKILEVVSPYKTSLKVTGILKDIPDNTHYSFNMLVSDKTLEEGQDYNNWDWNNYYVYLKSDREVDLAVLEAKANDAVNEHTNNLDKDENWKTNGTRLDIHPVRGIHLKSDFTYEPQIHGSEKAVDFLIIISVFILVIAWVNYINLSTARAVERAKEVGLRKVIGAIRKQLIIQFLCEAFIVNLISALIAIGLAELTLPYFNQLVGKEVIDSVWNQLPFLISIAAFVFIGTFASGFYPALVLSNFTPISVLKGKFQNSKKGIALRKGLVIAQFAASLILIASTFIIYQQVNYMQGKDIGISVDQVVNVTVPESDAETEEENIAARNKLKAFKKELANHSAIESVGAASNLPGGDVADINSTTTVVRFAGDTEPTEGTTYIQYNDEGFLDAVDMELVAGRNFSEAIKSDSVAVMANEAFLRRLNVPDFASVVGKKLQFGTRETNTKYTLVGVVRDFNRTTLKEQVEPSLYFPWFNADDLVIELSSNNYQAGLDHIKDTWDQFYQDAPLNYSFLDERFAALYDQDRSFGDTFMVFAILAVFIAILGLYGLASFMSVQKSKEIGVRKVLGASESQIIFLFYKDFFSLVGISSFFGFPLIYFLMNGWLDNYAYRISFPWVLLVISLIIVLVFSLVTVGYQTLKVAKLDPAKTLKYE from the coding sequence ATGATCAAGCACATTGCTGATACAATATTTAAATGGTACTGTCACCCAGATTTCTATCTAGACATCAAAGGTGATCTTGAAGAACTCTATTCAGATCATTTGGTGGAAAATAAAAAAAAAGCTCAGCTTAAATATCTGGTAGACGTAATTCTTCTTTTTAGGATTTCATTACTTCGACCAATTTTTCAAAACTCAATTATAAAGGACTCAGGTATGTTTAGAAATTATTTTAAAGTAAGCGTTCGAAATCTTGCTAGACACAAGATGTTCACCGCGATCAATGTAATAGGACTAGCCATCGGACTAGCTAGTTTCCTTTTGATGTATGAATACATAAAGTTTGAGAAGAGCTATGACGCCTTTCATTCCGATTCTGATAAGATTTATAGAGTCTCCTATGTCAGAGTACAAAATAGTATGGACACAGATAAGGATGCTATGGCAGCATATCCTACAGGAAAAATTCTTGAAGAGACTTTGCCTGAAATTATTGATCATACGGTCTCGAAAAAGTTTGATTTTCTTTTAATCAAAAATGGAGACAAGTCTTTCAAAGAAAGGCTTGTTATTTCGGCAGATCCGAACTTTCTAAAGTTATTTAATTACCCAGTGCTTGAAGGAGATATAGAAAGTATGCTTTCAGAACCAGAGTCAGTTGTTTTAACTGAAAGTAGAGCTCGAGCATATTTCGGAGATGCTGATGCGATGGGTAAAATACTTGAAGTGGTCTCTCCATATAAAACTTCATTGAAGGTAACCGGCATTCTGAAAGATATACCGGATAATACCCACTATTCATTTAATATGTTGGTTTCTGATAAGACCCTAGAGGAGGGTCAAGACTATAATAATTGGGATTGGAACAATTACTACGTATATCTTAAATCAGATCGAGAAGTAGACCTTGCGGTATTAGAAGCCAAAGCAAACGATGCAGTAAATGAACACACAAATAATCTGGATAAGGATGAAAACTGGAAAACGAATGGAACTCGATTAGATATTCACCCAGTACGGGGTATACATTTAAAATCTGATTTTACGTATGAACCTCAAATTCATGGAAGTGAAAAAGCGGTAGATTTTTTAATAATTATTTCAGTTTTCATTCTTGTTATAGCCTGGGTGAACTACATCAATCTATCCACCGCCAGAGCAGTGGAGCGTGCAAAGGAAGTTGGTTTAAGAAAGGTAATTGGTGCAATTAGAAAGCAACTAATTATTCAATTCTTATGCGAAGCATTCATTGTAAATCTAATTAGTGCTTTGATTGCTATAGGTTTGGCCGAACTCACACTGCCATACTTCAATCAACTTGTTGGAAAGGAAGTAATAGATAGTGTTTGGAACCAATTACCATTCCTGATATCTATAGCTGCTTTTGTTTTCATCGGAACCTTTGCATCCGGGTTTTATCCAGCACTCGTATTGTCGAATTTCACACCAATCAGTGTTTTAAAGGGAAAGTTTCAAAACTCCAAAAAAGGAATTGCACTGAGAAAAGGGTTAGTGATCGCTCAGTTTGCAGCCTCTCTAATTTTGATAGCTTCTACTTTCATTATTTATCAGCAGGTAAACTATATGCAAGGAAAGGATATAGGAATTTCAGTTGATCAGGTAGTTAATGTGACTGTGCCGGAATCTGACGCAGAAACTGAGGAAGAGAATATAGCTGCTAGGAATAAACTCAAGGCTTTCAAAAAGGAATTGGCAAATCATTCAGCAATAGAATCGGTAGGAGCTGCTTCTAATCTGCCGGGAGGAGATGTTGCTGACATTAACTCCACAACGACAGTTGTACGATTTGCAGGAGATACTGAACCTACCGAGGGCACGACTTACATTCAGTATAATGATGAAGGGTTTTTAGATGCTGTTGATATGGAACTTGTTGCTGGAAGAAATTTTAGTGAAGCGATAAAGTCAGATTCTGTCGCCGTTATGGCCAACGAGGCTTTTCTCCGCAGACTTAATGTTCCTGACTTTGCTTCTGTGGTAGGGAAAAAACTTCAGTTTGGAACCAGAGAAACAAACACCAAATACACATTAGTAGGGGTTGTGAGAGACTTTAACAGAACAACGCTCAAAGAGCAGGTAGAACCAAGTCTTTATTTCCCCTGGTTTAATGCGGATGATTTGGTAATCGAGCTAAGCTCAAATAACTATCAAGCTGGGTTGGATCATATAAAGGATACTTGGGATCAATTTTATCAAGACGCCCCTTTAAACTATTCCTTCCTGGATGAACGCTTTGCAGCACTTTATGATCAAGACAGAAGCTTCGGCGATACGTTTATGGTTTTTGCGATTTTGGCTGTTTTCATAGCGATTCTTGGCCTCTACGGGTTGGCTTCATTCATGTCAGTGCAAAAATCTAAAGAGATTGGAGTCAGAAAAGTACTAGGAGCCTCAGAAAGTCAAATCATATTTCTGTTCTACAAAGACTTTTTTAGCTTGGTAGGGATATCATCATTCTTTGGATTTCCGCTTATATATTTCCTCATGAATGGTTGGCTTGACAACTACGCCTATCGCATCAGTTTTCCATGGGTTTTACTTGTGATATCCCTCATCATCGTCTTGGTATTTTCTCTTGTTACAGTCGGTTATCAAACACTGAAAGTGGCAAAACTCGATCCAGCTAAAACATTGAAGTATGAATAG